In Gymnogyps californianus isolate 813 chromosome 1, ASM1813914v2, whole genome shotgun sequence, the following are encoded in one genomic region:
- the CBR1 gene encoding carbonyl reductase [NADPH] 1, translating to MSSVPVAVVTGSNKGIGFAIVRALCKQFPGDVYLTARDPGRGQEAVAKLQEEGLHPLFHQLDIDDLQSIRALRDFLKEKYGGLNVLVNNAGIAFKVRDTTPFAIQAEVTLKTNFFGTRNVCTELLPLVKPYGRVVDVSSMVSSSALGGCSRELQQKFRSDTITEDELVELMTKFVEDTKKSVHEKEGWPNTAYGVSKIGVTVLSRIQARMLNEERKGDHILLNACCPGWVRTDMAGPKATKSPDEGAETPVYLALLPSDADGPHGQFLSNKTVRTW from the exons ATGTCCAGCGTGCCAGTGGCTGTGGTGACCGGCTCCAACAAAGGGATCGGATTTGCAATTGTGAGGGCTCTATGCAAGCAGTTCCCAGGGGACGTGTACCTGACAGCCCGAGACCCCGGCCGTGGCCAGGAAGCAGTGGCAAAGCTCCAGGAGGAAGGCCTGCATCCACTCTTCCATCAGCTGGATATCGATGATCTGCAGAGCATCAGAGCTCTTCGTGACTTTCTAAAGGAGAAATATGGAGGGCTGAACGTGCTAGTTAACAATGCAGGGATCGCTTTCAAAG TTCGTGACACAACTCCATTTGCGATCCAAGCAGAGGTTACACTGAAGACAAACTTTTTTGGAACCAGGAATGTTTGCACAGAATTGTTGCCTCTTGTGAAGCCTTATG GTAGAGTGGTGGATGTCTCTAGTATGGTAAGTAGCTCAGCTCTGGGAGGCTGCAGCCGAGAACTACAGCAGAAGTTTCGCAGCGACACAATCACTGAGGATGAGTTAGTGGAACTCATGACCAAATTTGTGGAAGATACCAAGAAAAGTGTGCATGAGAAAGAGGGTTGGCCAAATACTGCCTATGGGGTATCCAAAATTGGTGTCACAGTCTTGTCCAGGATTCAAGCCCGGATGttaaatgaggaaagaaaaggtgacCACATCCTTCTCAATGCCTGCTGTCCTGGATGGGTGAGAACAGACATGGCAGGTCCTAAAGCCACTAAATCGCCAGATGAAGGGGCTGAGACCCCAGTTTATCTGGCCCTTTTGCCTTCTGATGCTGACGGTCCTCATGGCCAGTTTCTTAGTAACAAAACTGTTCGAACCTGGTGA
- the SETD4 gene encoding SET domain-containing protein 4, whose protein sequence is MKKSRGRTGRKRRRKHLQSFMDGVNCSHKLEYIKLKKWLKDRGFEDSNLRPAEFWDTGRGLMTTKALQAGDLIISLPEKCLLTTGTVLSSCLGEYIMKWKPPVSPLIALCTFLIAEKHAAEKSLWKPYLDVLPKRYTCPVCLEHDVVSLLPEPLRKKAQEQRTTVHELYMSSRAFFSSLQPLFAENTGTIFNYSALEWAWCTINTRTIYMKHSQRECFSLEPDVYALAPYLDLLNHSPNVQVKAAFNEQTRSYEIRTNSQCKKYEEVFICYGPHDNQRLLLEYGFVAMDNPHSSVYVSSDTLLKYFPPLDKQRNAKLSILKDHDFLENLTFGWDGPSWRLLTALKLLSLGADEFTCWRRTLLGDVISARNEQQTLNITAKICHFLIEETQHVLLQISQLKRNKENLKKHLALVEALHLEDLKILQKSAEILCNLNMATA, encoded by the exons atgaagaaaagcagaggtcGGACAGGTcgaaagagaagaagaaaacacttgcaGAGTTTTATGGATGGAG tcaaCTGCAGTCACAAGCTGGAATACATTAAACTTAAGAAGTGGCTGAAAGACAGAGGATTTGAAGACAGTAATTTAAGGCCAGCAGAGTTCTGGG ATACAGGAAGAGGACTGATGACAACAAAAGCTCTTCAG GCAGGGGATCTGATCATTTCATTGCCTGAGAAATGCTTACTCACCACGGGCACTGTCCTTAGTAGCTGCTTGGGAGAATACATCATGAA atggAAGCCTCCTGTATCTCCTTTGATAGCGctgtgcacatttttaatagcagagAAGCATGCTGCTGAGAAATCTCTGTGGAAGCCGTATCTTGACGTTTTACCCAAGAGATACACTTGCCCTGTTTGTTTGGAGCATGATGTAGTAAGCCTTCTTCCTGAACCTTTAAGAAAGAAGGCTCAGGAGCAGAGAACGACGGTCCATGAATTGTACATGTCTTCCAgggcttttttctcttccctgcagccttTGTTTGCTGAGAACACAGGAACTATTTTTAACTACAGTGCTCTAGAGTGGGCTTGGTGCACTATTAATACCAGGACAATATACATGAAACATTCACAGAGggaatgtttttctcttgagCCAGATGTTTATGCATTGGCACCATATTTAGATTTGCTAAACCACAGTCCAAATGTTCAG GTAAAGGCTGCATTTAATGAGCAGACAAGAAGCTATGAAATTCGGACAAATTCACAGTgcaaaaaatatgaagaagtaTTTATCTGCTATGGGCCTCATGATAATCAGCGACTGCTACTCGAATATGGATTTGTTGCCATGGATAACCCTCACAGCAGTGTTTATGTCTCATCAG ATACTCTCCTCAAATATTTTCCACCACTGGACaagcagagaaatgcaaaactttCCATTCTAAAGGATCATGATTTCTTAGA AAACCTGACCTTTGGATGGGATGGACCATCTTGGAGACTTCTCACAGCCCTCAAGTTGTTAAGTCTTGGAGCAGATGAATT TACTTGCTGGAGGAGAACACTGCTTGGTGATGTAATTTCAGCCAGAAATGAGCAGCAGACTTTGAatataacagcaaaaatatgCCATTTTTTAATAGAGGAGACACAGCATGTCCTTCTCCAG ATTTCCCAGttgaaaaggaacaaagagaACCTCAAAAAACACCTGGCTTTGGTAGAAGCACTACACTTGGAAGATCTGAAGATACTACAAAAATCAGCTGAGATTCTTTGCAACTTGAATATGGCAACAGCTTGA